The following coding sequences are from one bacterium SCSIO 12741 window:
- the trxA gene encoding thioredoxin: MALEFTDSNFEELALKSDKPVIVDFWAEWCGPCKMVGPIVEQLAGEYEGKAVIGKLNVDNNPGTAAKYGIRSIPTILFLKNGEIVDRQVGAVPKSALESKLTAQL, translated from the coding sequence ATGGCATTAGAATTTACCGATTCCAATTTTGAAGAGTTGGCCTTGAAAAGCGACAAGCCCGTAATCGTAGATTTTTGGGCAGAATGGTGTGGCCCTTGTAAAATGGTTGGTCCTATCGTGGAGCAATTGGCAGGGGAGTACGAAGGAAAGGCTGTTATTGGAAAACTAAATGTGGACAACAACCCAGGTACCGCTGCTAAATATGGTATCCGTTCCATTCCTACTATTCTGTTTTTGAAAAACGGAGAAATTGTTGACCGTCAGGTTGGCGCCGTACCTAAAAGCGCACTTGAATCCAAACTTACTGCACAGCTGTAA
- a CDS encoding glycosyltransferase family 2 protein codes for MTTSVSNNTLPAGLGENPKVAVVILCWNGKKYLEEFLPQVLQNTHYPNTEIVVADNCSTDGTREFVQEKFPEVGYVFNAENNGFAQGYNDALKQVEADIYVLLNQDATVAENWVAPVVDMMKQDPWLAAAQPKVIAERERERFEHAGASGGFLDKWGYPFCRGRLFFLTEEDQGQYDDPVEIFWATGACMFVRADLYWKAGGLDNDFFAHMEEIDLCWRIKNMGYSIKCIPSSVAYHVGGGSLSYDNPKKAYLNFRNSLIMLIKNLPPYEALYIIPIRFALDFLALVRMGTEGNVRAMFAVSKAHRQFLYYFPKWYKKRREAKKLWDQPNLSGTYPKSLVWEFFGKGKKKFSDLNWKP; via the coding sequence GTGACCACCTCAGTATCGAATAATACCCTTCCTGCCGGCCTCGGAGAAAATCCCAAGGTTGCGGTTGTCATCCTGTGCTGGAACGGAAAAAAGTACCTGGAAGAATTTCTTCCTCAGGTCTTACAAAACACCCACTACCCCAATACCGAAATCGTAGTTGCTGATAACTGTTCTACGGATGGCACACGGGAATTTGTTCAAGAGAAGTTTCCGGAAGTGGGATACGTTTTCAACGCTGAAAACAACGGATTTGCACAAGGCTATAACGACGCACTTAAGCAGGTAGAAGCAGACATATATGTACTGCTTAACCAGGATGCTACGGTGGCTGAAAACTGGGTAGCGCCCGTGGTGGACATGATGAAACAAGATCCTTGGTTGGCCGCAGCTCAACCCAAGGTAATTGCCGAACGTGAGCGGGAAAGATTTGAACATGCCGGTGCCTCGGGTGGTTTTCTGGACAAATGGGGATATCCGTTTTGCCGGGGACGTTTGTTTTTTCTCACTGAGGAAGATCAAGGACAGTACGATGATCCGGTAGAAATTTTCTGGGCCACAGGAGCCTGTATGTTTGTTCGAGCCGACCTGTACTGGAAAGCCGGCGGACTGGACAACGATTTCTTTGCCCACATGGAAGAGATTGACTTGTGCTGGCGTATCAAAAACATGGGCTACAGCATTAAGTGTATTCCAAGTTCGGTGGCCTATCATGTAGGTGGCGGAAGTCTGTCTTATGACAATCCCAAGAAGGCCTATCTCAATTTTCGCAACAGTTTGATCATGCTGATCAAAAACCTACCGCCCTACGAAGCGCTCTACATCATCCCCATTCGATTTGCATTAGACTTCCTGGCCTTAGTACGCATGGGAACGGAAGGAAATGTGAGGGCCATGTTTGCGGTATCCAAAGCCCATCGTCAGTTTCTCTACTATTTTCCGAAATGGTATAAAAAACGCCGCGAAGCCAAAAAGCTATGGGACCAACCTAATCTATCGGGCACCTACCCTAAAAGCCTGGTCTGGGAATTCTTTGGAAAAGGAAAGAAGAAGTTCTCTGATCTCAACTGGAAACCCTGA
- a CDS encoding GWxTD domain-containing protein — translation MEINIRDVNNKGNGFSGSQKIDVYFDSGKIQWSTIELVESYKPATQESNFTKSGIDIIPNVTDYYPDHVGSLKFYTEVYHSDSVLKSEKFLIKYYIAQYETNQPLPQYIGFIRQNPAPVGIVLREFNIEKLASGNYLLVVEARDRSNNLLSFTSSFFQRSNVAADTAQIDLDEVITQMTFVEKYNNIDTLQDYVRSIRPLADRGEESFIDQQTKRKAEPEVDVLKKFLYHFWAKRYPLSAGVEWAKYQKEVEKVNASFGTSIRQGYDTDRGRVYLKYGPPNNRIEVPSEPNSYPYEIWHYFKIANQTDGRFVFYNDDLITNDFTLLHSTVFGEIQNERWEMILQSRNTPMNDLDQTDPGNTYGSRARYYFNNPR, via the coding sequence ATGGAGATAAACATCCGGGACGTCAACAACAAGGGCAATGGATTTTCTGGTTCCCAAAAGATTGATGTTTATTTCGATTCTGGAAAAATCCAGTGGTCGACAATCGAATTGGTGGAATCTTACAAACCTGCTACTCAGGAAAGCAACTTTACCAAAAGTGGCATCGACATTATTCCCAATGTGACGGACTACTACCCTGATCATGTTGGATCGCTCAAGTTTTACACCGAGGTATACCACTCCGATTCGGTATTGAAAAGTGAAAAGTTTCTGATCAAGTACTACATTGCTCAATACGAAACGAATCAGCCCTTACCTCAATACATCGGTTTTATTCGCCAAAACCCGGCTCCGGTTGGAATCGTGTTGCGGGAATTCAATATTGAAAAATTAGCCAGTGGCAATTACCTACTGGTTGTTGAGGCTCGTGATCGTAGCAACAATTTGCTGTCCTTCACTTCCTCTTTCTTCCAGCGAAGCAATGTAGCTGCTGATACAGCTCAAATCGATTTGGATGAGGTCATCACCCAAATGACTTTTGTGGAGAAATACAACAATATAGATACGTTACAGGACTACGTTAGATCCATTCGACCTTTGGCCGATCGCGGTGAAGAATCCTTCATCGATCAGCAAACCAAGCGTAAGGCCGAGCCTGAAGTAGATGTATTGAAAAAGTTCCTTTACCACTTCTGGGCTAAGCGATATCCTTTGTCTGCTGGTGTGGAATGGGCCAAGTACCAAAAAGAAGTAGAAAAGGTGAACGCCTCCTTCGGCACCTCTATTCGCCAAGGATACGATACGGATCGCGGACGGGTTTACCTGAAGTATGGTCCTCCTAACAACCGTATCGAAGTTCCAAGTGAGCCTAACTCCTACCCGTACGAAATCTGGCATTATTTCAAAATCGCTAATCAAACCGATGGACGTTTCGTATTCTATAACGACGATCTGATTACCAATGACTTTACGCTACTCCACTCCACCGTATTTGGAGAAATTCAGAATGAGCGTTGGGAAATGATTCTGCAGAGCCGAAATACTCCAATGAACGACCTGGATCAGACTGATCCTGGAAACACTTACGGCTCTCGTGCCCGCTACTATTTCAACAACCCGAGATAA